Proteins from a single region of Microtus ochrogaster isolate Prairie Vole_2 linkage group LG5, MicOch1.0, whole genome shotgun sequence:
- the Enho gene encoding adropin produces the protein MGAAISQGALIAIVCNGLVGFLLLLLWVILCWACHSRSTDVDSLSESSPNSSPGPCPEKAPPPQKPSHEGSYLLQP, from the coding sequence ATGGGGGCAGCCATCTCCCAGGGGGCCCTCATCGCCATCGTCTGCAACGGCCTTGTAGGCTTCTTGCTGCTACTGCTTTGGGTCATTCTCTGCTGGGCCTGCCACTCTCGTTCTACTGACGTCGATTCTCTCTCAGAATCCAGTCCCAACTCCAGCCCTGGCCCCTGTCCTGAGAAGGCACCACCCCCCCAGAAGCCTAGCCATGAAGGCAGCTACCTGCTGCAGCCCTGA